In a single window of the Eleginops maclovinus isolate JMC-PN-2008 ecotype Puerto Natales chromosome 6, JC_Emac_rtc_rv5, whole genome shotgun sequence genome:
- the LOC134866097 gene encoding complement factor H-related protein 1-like isoform X16 codes for MWSALRSALSFSILIPDKMSMGYLGFVLLLWFPGVLHAQSETQPCPAPGLSGGYLVPEQDSYPHETTLTYACDNGLKPAVEGWWATSRCQNGNWFPTPQCIDEKACLPTILPNANYDASTKGWYDETTKIWVRCDAGYEHKDRVTTAKCTDGTWSSMPICEKSDEACGEPPKIPHAVVIHQEYQELFEADTKVQYECEDGYTAERADTKTVICISGNWTEGPTCNRRPDTGHDGYTERGTVTNCGTYPSVLNGDVVVVSGGYLKYQCSAFYKLEGPDTVICQSNGKWTEPPSCRDAFCVLDPAQITIPNMILSTIKYVKEGEDEFIPCIWDHFFIRVQCVNRRIHYTKCCHSSDHQRNVCR; via the exons ATGTGGAGTGCTCTTCGCTCTGCTTTGTCCTTCAGTATTTTAATTCCTGACAAAATGTCCATGGGATATCTAGGATTTGTTCTTCTGCTTTGGTTCCCAGGAGTGCTGCATG CACAAAGTGAAACTCAGCCCTGTCCTGCTCCCGGTCTGAGTGGAGGTTATTTGGTCCCTGAACAAGACTCTTACCCTCATGAAACAACGCTCACTTACGCCTGTGATAACGGACTGAAGCCCGCAGTGGAGGGCTGGTGGGCGACAAGCAGGTGTCAAAATGGCAATTGGTTTCCTACACCACAATGTATAG ATGAAAAGGCCTGTTTGCCAACAATTCTCCCAAATGCAAACTACGATGCAAGCACAAAGGGTTGGTATGATGAGACAACCAAAATCTGGGTAAGATGTGATGCAGGATATGAACACAAAGACCGGGTCACCACAGCGAAATGTACAGACGGAACATGGTCCTCTATGCCAATCTGTGAAA AAAGTGATGAAGCATGTGGTGAGCCCCCTAAAATCCCCCATGCAGTCGTCATTCATCAGGAATACCAGGAGTTGTTTGAAGCAGATACAAAGGTGCAGTATGAATGTGAAGATGGATATACTGCAGAGAGAGCAGACACCAAAACAGTCATTTGCATCTCAGGAAACTGGACTGAAGGCCCAACATGCA ACAGAAGACCTGATACTGGACATGACGGATACACAGAGCGAGGAACAG TCACCAACTGTGGAACATACCCAAGCGTTCTAAACGGAGATGTTGTGGTAGTGAGCGGAGGATATTTGAAATACCAATGTAGTGCCTTTTACAAACTAGAGGGTCCAGACACTGTGATTTGTCAAAGCAATGGCAAGTGGACAGAACCACCATCCTGCAGAG ACGCTTTCTGTGTCCTAGATCCTGCTCAAATCACCATACCCAATATGATACTATCTACAATTAAATATGTGAAGGAAGGAGAGGACGAGTTTATTCCGTGTATTTGGGATCATTTCTTCATCCGTGTTCAGTGCGTTAACAGAAGAATTCATTATACCAAAT GTTGTCATAGCTCTGATCATCAGCGG AATGTATGCAGATGA
- the LOC134866097 gene encoding complement factor H-related protein 1-like isoform X11 → MWSALRSALSFSILIPDKMSMGYLGFVLLLWFPGVLHAQSETQPCPAPGLSGGYLVPEQDSYPHETTLTYACDNGLKPAVEGWWATSRCQNGNWFPTPQCIDEKACLPTILPNANYDASTKGWYDETTKIWVRCDAGYEHKDRVTTAKCTDGTWSSMPICEKSDEACGEPPKIPHAVVIHQEYQELFEADTKVQYECEDGYTAERADTKTVICISGNWTEGPTCNRRPDTGHGGATVEGTGGGHTTSAGSGTNPADRRPDTGHDGYTERGTGGGQPTGGVTNCGTYPSVLNGDVVVVSGGYLKYQCSAFYKLEGPDTVICQSNGKWTEPPSCRDAFCVLDPAQITIPNMILSTIKYVKEGEDEFIPCIWDHFFIRVQCVNRRIHYTKCCHSSDHQRNVCR, encoded by the exons ATGTGGAGTGCTCTTCGCTCTGCTTTGTCCTTCAGTATTTTAATTCCTGACAAAATGTCCATGGGATATCTAGGATTTGTTCTTCTGCTTTGGTTCCCAGGAGTGCTGCATG CACAAAGTGAAACTCAGCCCTGTCCTGCTCCCGGTCTGAGTGGAGGTTATTTGGTCCCTGAACAAGACTCTTACCCTCATGAAACAACGCTCACTTACGCCTGTGATAACGGACTGAAGCCCGCAGTGGAGGGCTGGTGGGCGACAAGCAGGTGTCAAAATGGCAATTGGTTTCCTACACCACAATGTATAG ATGAAAAGGCCTGTTTGCCAACAATTCTCCCAAATGCAAACTACGATGCAAGCACAAAGGGTTGGTATGATGAGACAACCAAAATCTGGGTAAGATGTGATGCAGGATATGAACACAAAGACCGGGTCACCACAGCGAAATGTACAGACGGAACATGGTCCTCTATGCCAATCTGTGAAA AAAGTGATGAAGCATGTGGTGAGCCCCCTAAAATCCCCCATGCAGTCGTCATTCATCAGGAATACCAGGAGTTGTTTGAAGCAGATACAAAGGTGCAGTATGAATGTGAAGATGGATATACTGCAGAGAGAGCAGACACCAAAACAGTCATTTGCATCTCAGGAAACTGGACTGAAGGCCCAACATGCA ACAGAAGACCTGATACTGGACATGGTGGAGCCACAGTGGAAGGAACAGGTGGGGGACACACTACATCCGCTGGCAGTGGGACAAATCCTGCAG ACAGAAGACCTGATACTGGACATGACGGATACACAGAGCGAGGAACAGGTGGGGGGCAGCCGACAGGAGGAg TCACCAACTGTGGAACATACCCAAGCGTTCTAAACGGAGATGTTGTGGTAGTGAGCGGAGGATATTTGAAATACCAATGTAGTGCCTTTTACAAACTAGAGGGTCCAGACACTGTGATTTGTCAAAGCAATGGCAAGTGGACAGAACCACCATCCTGCAGAG ACGCTTTCTGTGTCCTAGATCCTGCTCAAATCACCATACCCAATATGATACTATCTACAATTAAATATGTGAAGGAAGGAGAGGACGAGTTTATTCCGTGTATTTGGGATCATTTCTTCATCCGTGTTCAGTGCGTTAACAGAAGAATTCATTATACCAAAT GTTGTCATAGCTCTGATCATCAGCGG AATGTATGCAGATGA
- the LOC134866097 gene encoding complement factor H-related protein 1-like isoform X8: MWSALRSALSFSILIPDKMSMGYLGFVLLLWFPGVLHAQSETQPCPAPGLSGGYLVPEQDSYPHETTLTYACDNGLKPAVEGWWATSRCQNGNWFPTPQCIDEKACLPTILPNANYDASTKGWYDETTKIWVRCDAGYEHKDRVTTAKCTDGTWSSMPICEKSDEACGEPPKIPHAVVIHQEYQELFEADTKVQYECEDGYTAERADTKTVICISGNWTEGPTCNRRPDTGHGGATVEGTGGGHTTSAGSGTNPAGGDRRPDTGHDGYTERGTGGGQPTGGVTNCGTYPSVLNGDVVVVSGGYLKYQCSAFYKLEGPDTVICQSNGKWTEPPSCRDAFCVLDPAQITIPNMILSTIKYVKEGEDEFIPCIWDHFFIRVQCVNRRIHYTKCCHSSDHQRNVCR, encoded by the exons ATGTGGAGTGCTCTTCGCTCTGCTTTGTCCTTCAGTATTTTAATTCCTGACAAAATGTCCATGGGATATCTAGGATTTGTTCTTCTGCTTTGGTTCCCAGGAGTGCTGCATG CACAAAGTGAAACTCAGCCCTGTCCTGCTCCCGGTCTGAGTGGAGGTTATTTGGTCCCTGAACAAGACTCTTACCCTCATGAAACAACGCTCACTTACGCCTGTGATAACGGACTGAAGCCCGCAGTGGAGGGCTGGTGGGCGACAAGCAGGTGTCAAAATGGCAATTGGTTTCCTACACCACAATGTATAG ATGAAAAGGCCTGTTTGCCAACAATTCTCCCAAATGCAAACTACGATGCAAGCACAAAGGGTTGGTATGATGAGACAACCAAAATCTGGGTAAGATGTGATGCAGGATATGAACACAAAGACCGGGTCACCACAGCGAAATGTACAGACGGAACATGGTCCTCTATGCCAATCTGTGAAA AAAGTGATGAAGCATGTGGTGAGCCCCCTAAAATCCCCCATGCAGTCGTCATTCATCAGGAATACCAGGAGTTGTTTGAAGCAGATACAAAGGTGCAGTATGAATGTGAAGATGGATATACTGCAGAGAGAGCAGACACCAAAACAGTCATTTGCATCTCAGGAAACTGGACTGAAGGCCCAACATGCA ACAGAAGACCTGATACTGGACATGGTGGAGCCACAGTGGAAGGAACAGGTGGGGGACACACTACATCCGCTGGCAGTGGGACAAATCCTGCAGGTGGAG ACAGAAGACCTGATACTGGACATGACGGATACACAGAGCGAGGAACAGGTGGGGGGCAGCCGACAGGAGGAg TCACCAACTGTGGAACATACCCAAGCGTTCTAAACGGAGATGTTGTGGTAGTGAGCGGAGGATATTTGAAATACCAATGTAGTGCCTTTTACAAACTAGAGGGTCCAGACACTGTGATTTGTCAAAGCAATGGCAAGTGGACAGAACCACCATCCTGCAGAG ACGCTTTCTGTGTCCTAGATCCTGCTCAAATCACCATACCCAATATGATACTATCTACAATTAAATATGTGAAGGAAGGAGAGGACGAGTTTATTCCGTGTATTTGGGATCATTTCTTCATCCGTGTTCAGTGCGTTAACAGAAGAATTCATTATACCAAAT GTTGTCATAGCTCTGATCATCAGCGG AATGTATGCAGATGA
- the LOC134866097 gene encoding complement factor H-related protein 1-like isoform X3 — MWSALRSALSFSILIPDKMSMGYLGFVLLLWFPGVLHAQSETQPCPAPGLSGGYLVPEQDSYPHETTLTYACDNGLKPAVEGWWATSRCQNGNWFPTPQCIDEKACLPTILPNANYDASTKGWYDETTKIWVRCDAGYEHKDRVTTAKCTDGTWSSMPICEKSDEACGEPPKIPHAVVIHQEYQELFEADTKVQYECEDGYTAERADTKTVICISGNWTEGPTCNRRPDTGHGGATVEGTGGGHTTSAGSGTNPAGGDRRPDTGHGGATVEGTGGGHTTSAGSGTNPADRRPDTGHDGYTERGTGGGQPTGGVTNCGTYPSVLNGDVVVVSGGYLKYQCSAFYKLEGPDTVICQSNGKWTEPPSCRDAFCVLDPAQITIPNMILSTIKYVKEGEDEFIPCIWDHFFIRVQCVNRRIHYTKCCHSSDHQRNVCR, encoded by the exons ATGTGGAGTGCTCTTCGCTCTGCTTTGTCCTTCAGTATTTTAATTCCTGACAAAATGTCCATGGGATATCTAGGATTTGTTCTTCTGCTTTGGTTCCCAGGAGTGCTGCATG CACAAAGTGAAACTCAGCCCTGTCCTGCTCCCGGTCTGAGTGGAGGTTATTTGGTCCCTGAACAAGACTCTTACCCTCATGAAACAACGCTCACTTACGCCTGTGATAACGGACTGAAGCCCGCAGTGGAGGGCTGGTGGGCGACAAGCAGGTGTCAAAATGGCAATTGGTTTCCTACACCACAATGTATAG ATGAAAAGGCCTGTTTGCCAACAATTCTCCCAAATGCAAACTACGATGCAAGCACAAAGGGTTGGTATGATGAGACAACCAAAATCTGGGTAAGATGTGATGCAGGATATGAACACAAAGACCGGGTCACCACAGCGAAATGTACAGACGGAACATGGTCCTCTATGCCAATCTGTGAAA AAAGTGATGAAGCATGTGGTGAGCCCCCTAAAATCCCCCATGCAGTCGTCATTCATCAGGAATACCAGGAGTTGTTTGAAGCAGATACAAAGGTGCAGTATGAATGTGAAGATGGATATACTGCAGAGAGAGCAGACACCAAAACAGTCATTTGCATCTCAGGAAACTGGACTGAAGGCCCAACATGCA ACAGAAGACCTGATACTGGACATGGTGGAGCCACAGTGGAAGGAACAGGTGGGGGACACACTACATCCGCTGGCAGTGGGACGAATCCTGCAGGTGGAG ACAGAAGACCTGATACTGGACATGGTGGAGCCACAGTGGAAGGAACAGGTGGGGGACACACTACATCCGCTGGCAGTGGGACAAATCCTGCAG ACAGAAGACCTGATACTGGACATGACGGATACACAGAGCGAGGAACAGGTGGGGGGCAGCCGACAGGAGGAg TCACCAACTGTGGAACATACCCAAGCGTTCTAAACGGAGATGTTGTGGTAGTGAGCGGAGGATATTTGAAATACCAATGTAGTGCCTTTTACAAACTAGAGGGTCCAGACACTGTGATTTGTCAAAGCAATGGCAAGTGGACAGAACCACCATCCTGCAGAG ACGCTTTCTGTGTCCTAGATCCTGCTCAAATCACCATACCCAATATGATACTATCTACAATTAAATATGTGAAGGAAGGAGAGGACGAGTTTATTCCGTGTATTTGGGATCATTTCTTCATCCGTGTTCAGTGCGTTAACAGAAGAATTCATTATACCAAAT GTTGTCATAGCTCTGATCATCAGCGG AATGTATGCAGATGA
- the LOC134866097 gene encoding complement factor H-like isoform X2, with the protein MWSALRSALSFSILIPDKMSMGYLGFVLLLWFPGVLHAQSETQPCPAPGLSGGYLVPEQDSYPHETTLTYACDNGLKPAVEGWWATSRCQNGNWFPTPQCIDEKACLPTILPNANYDASTKGWYDETTKIWVRCDAGYEHKDRVTTAKCTDGTWSSMPICEKSDEACGEPPKIPHAVVIHQEYQELFEADTKVQYECEDGYTAERADTKTVICISGNWTEGPTCNRRPDTGHGGATVEGTGGGHTTSAGSGTNPADRRPDTGHGGATVEGTGGGHTTSAGSGTNPAGGDRRPDTGHDGYTERGTGGGQPTGGVTNCGTYPSVLNGDVVVVSGGYLKYQCSAFYKLEGPDTVICQSNGKWTEPPSCRDAFCVLDPAQITIPNMILSTIKYVKEGEDEFIPCIWDHFFIRVQCVNRRIHYTKCCHSSDHQRNVCR; encoded by the exons ATGTGGAGTGCTCTTCGCTCTGCTTTGTCCTTCAGTATTTTAATTCCTGACAAAATGTCCATGGGATATCTAGGATTTGTTCTTCTGCTTTGGTTCCCAGGAGTGCTGCATG CACAAAGTGAAACTCAGCCCTGTCCTGCTCCCGGTCTGAGTGGAGGTTATTTGGTCCCTGAACAAGACTCTTACCCTCATGAAACAACGCTCACTTACGCCTGTGATAACGGACTGAAGCCCGCAGTGGAGGGCTGGTGGGCGACAAGCAGGTGTCAAAATGGCAATTGGTTTCCTACACCACAATGTATAG ATGAAAAGGCCTGTTTGCCAACAATTCTCCCAAATGCAAACTACGATGCAAGCACAAAGGGTTGGTATGATGAGACAACCAAAATCTGGGTAAGATGTGATGCAGGATATGAACACAAAGACCGGGTCACCACAGCGAAATGTACAGACGGAACATGGTCCTCTATGCCAATCTGTGAAA AAAGTGATGAAGCATGTGGTGAGCCCCCTAAAATCCCCCATGCAGTCGTCATTCATCAGGAATACCAGGAGTTGTTTGAAGCAGATACAAAGGTGCAGTATGAATGTGAAGATGGATATACTGCAGAGAGAGCAGACACCAAAACAGTCATTTGCATCTCAGGAAACTGGACTGAAGGCCCAACATGCA ACAGAAGACCTGATACTGGACATGGTGGAGCCACAGTGGAAGGAACAGGTGGGGGACACACTACATCCGCTGGCAGTGGGACGAATCCTGCAG ACAGAAGACCTGATACTGGACATGGTGGAGCCACAGTGGAAGGAACAGGTGGGGGACACACTACATCCGCTGGCAGTGGGACAAATCCTGCAGGTGGAG ACAGAAGACCTGATACTGGACATGACGGATACACAGAGCGAGGAACAGGTGGGGGGCAGCCGACAGGAGGAg TCACCAACTGTGGAACATACCCAAGCGTTCTAAACGGAGATGTTGTGGTAGTGAGCGGAGGATATTTGAAATACCAATGTAGTGCCTTTTACAAACTAGAGGGTCCAGACACTGTGATTTGTCAAAGCAATGGCAAGTGGACAGAACCACCATCCTGCAGAG ACGCTTTCTGTGTCCTAGATCCTGCTCAAATCACCATACCCAATATGATACTATCTACAATTAAATATGTGAAGGAAGGAGAGGACGAGTTTATTCCGTGTATTTGGGATCATTTCTTCATCCGTGTTCAGTGCGTTAACAGAAGAATTCATTATACCAAAT GTTGTCATAGCTCTGATCATCAGCGG AATGTATGCAGATGA
- the LOC134866097 gene encoding complement factor H-related protein 1-like isoform X12: MWSALRSALSFSILIPDKMSMGYLGFVLLLWFPGVLHAQSETQPCPAPGLSGGYLVPEQDSYPHETTLTYACDNGLKPAVEGWWATSRCQNGNWFPTPQCIDEKACLPTILPNANYDASTKGWYDETTKIWVRCDAGYEHKDRVTTAKCTDGTWSSMPICEKSDEACGEPPKIPHAVVIHQEYQELFEADTKVQYECEDGYTAERADTKTVICISGNWTEGPTCNRRPDTGHGGATVEGTGGGHTTSAGSGTNPADRRPDTGHGGATVEGTGGGQPTGGVTNCGTYPSVLNGDVVVVSGGYLKYQCSAFYKLEGPDTVICQSNGKWTEPPSCRDAFCVLDPAQITIPNMILSTIKYVKEGEDEFIPCIWDHFFIRVQCVNRRIHYTKCCHSSDHQRNVCR; the protein is encoded by the exons ATGTGGAGTGCTCTTCGCTCTGCTTTGTCCTTCAGTATTTTAATTCCTGACAAAATGTCCATGGGATATCTAGGATTTGTTCTTCTGCTTTGGTTCCCAGGAGTGCTGCATG CACAAAGTGAAACTCAGCCCTGTCCTGCTCCCGGTCTGAGTGGAGGTTATTTGGTCCCTGAACAAGACTCTTACCCTCATGAAACAACGCTCACTTACGCCTGTGATAACGGACTGAAGCCCGCAGTGGAGGGCTGGTGGGCGACAAGCAGGTGTCAAAATGGCAATTGGTTTCCTACACCACAATGTATAG ATGAAAAGGCCTGTTTGCCAACAATTCTCCCAAATGCAAACTACGATGCAAGCACAAAGGGTTGGTATGATGAGACAACCAAAATCTGGGTAAGATGTGATGCAGGATATGAACACAAAGACCGGGTCACCACAGCGAAATGTACAGACGGAACATGGTCCTCTATGCCAATCTGTGAAA AAAGTGATGAAGCATGTGGTGAGCCCCCTAAAATCCCCCATGCAGTCGTCATTCATCAGGAATACCAGGAGTTGTTTGAAGCAGATACAAAGGTGCAGTATGAATGTGAAGATGGATATACTGCAGAGAGAGCAGACACCAAAACAGTCATTTGCATCTCAGGAAACTGGACTGAAGGCCCAACATGCA ACAGAAGACCTGATACTGGACATGGTGGAGCCACAGTGGAAGGAACAGGTGGGGGACACACTACATCCGCTGGCAGTGGGACGAATCCTGCAG ACAGAAGACCTGATACTGGACATGGTGGAGCCACAGTGGAAGGAACAG GTGGGGGGCAGCCGACAGGAGGAg TCACCAACTGTGGAACATACCCAAGCGTTCTAAACGGAGATGTTGTGGTAGTGAGCGGAGGATATTTGAAATACCAATGTAGTGCCTTTTACAAACTAGAGGGTCCAGACACTGTGATTTGTCAAAGCAATGGCAAGTGGACAGAACCACCATCCTGCAGAG ACGCTTTCTGTGTCCTAGATCCTGCTCAAATCACCATACCCAATATGATACTATCTACAATTAAATATGTGAAGGAAGGAGAGGACGAGTTTATTCCGTGTATTTGGGATCATTTCTTCATCCGTGTTCAGTGCGTTAACAGAAGAATTCATTATACCAAAT GTTGTCATAGCTCTGATCATCAGCGG AATGTATGCAGATGA
- the LOC134866097 gene encoding complement factor H-related protein 1-like isoform X9, which yields MWSALRSALSFSILIPDKMSMGYLGFVLLLWFPGVLHAQSETQPCPAPGLSGGYLVPEQDSYPHETTLTYACDNGLKPAVEGWWATSRCQNGNWFPTPQCIDEKACLPTILPNANYDASTKGWYDETTKIWVRCDAGYEHKDRVTTAKCTDGTWSSMPICEKSDEACGEPPKIPHAVVIHQEYQELFEADTKVQYECEDGYTAERADTKTVICISGNWTEGPTCNRRPDTGHGGATVEGTGGGHTTSAGSGTNPAGGDRRPDTGHDGYTERGTGGGQPTGGVTNCGTYPSVLNGDVVVVSGGYLKYQCSAFYKLEGPDTVICQSNGKWTEPPSCRDAFCVLDPAQITIPNMILSTIKYVKEGEDEFIPCIWDHFFIRVQCVNRRIHYTKCCHSSDHQRNVCR from the exons ATGTGGAGTGCTCTTCGCTCTGCTTTGTCCTTCAGTATTTTAATTCCTGACAAAATGTCCATGGGATATCTAGGATTTGTTCTTCTGCTTTGGTTCCCAGGAGTGCTGCATG CACAAAGTGAAACTCAGCCCTGTCCTGCTCCCGGTCTGAGTGGAGGTTATTTGGTCCCTGAACAAGACTCTTACCCTCATGAAACAACGCTCACTTACGCCTGTGATAACGGACTGAAGCCCGCAGTGGAGGGCTGGTGGGCGACAAGCAGGTGTCAAAATGGCAATTGGTTTCCTACACCACAATGTATAG ATGAAAAGGCCTGTTTGCCAACAATTCTCCCAAATGCAAACTACGATGCAAGCACAAAGGGTTGGTATGATGAGACAACCAAAATCTGGGTAAGATGTGATGCAGGATATGAACACAAAGACCGGGTCACCACAGCGAAATGTACAGACGGAACATGGTCCTCTATGCCAATCTGTGAAA AAAGTGATGAAGCATGTGGTGAGCCCCCTAAAATCCCCCATGCAGTCGTCATTCATCAGGAATACCAGGAGTTGTTTGAAGCAGATACAAAGGTGCAGTATGAATGTGAAGATGGATATACTGCAGAGAGAGCAGACACCAAAACAGTCATTTGCATCTCAGGAAACTGGACTGAAGGCCCAACATGCA ACAGAAGACCTGATACTGGACATGGTGGAGCCACAGTGGAAGGAACAGGTGGGGGACACACTACATCCGCTGGCAGTGGGACGAATCCTGCAGGTGGAG ACAGAAGACCTGATACTGGACATGACGGATACACAGAGCGAGGAACAGGTGGGGGGCAGCCGACAGGAGGAg TCACCAACTGTGGAACATACCCAAGCGTTCTAAACGGAGATGTTGTGGTAGTGAGCGGAGGATATTTGAAATACCAATGTAGTGCCTTTTACAAACTAGAGGGTCCAGACACTGTGATTTGTCAAAGCAATGGCAAGTGGACAGAACCACCATCCTGCAGAG ACGCTTTCTGTGTCCTAGATCCTGCTCAAATCACCATACCCAATATGATACTATCTACAATTAAATATGTGAAGGAAGGAGAGGACGAGTTTATTCCGTGTATTTGGGATCATTTCTTCATCCGTGTTCAGTGCGTTAACAGAAGAATTCATTATACCAAAT GTTGTCATAGCTCTGATCATCAGCGG AATGTATGCAGATGA
- the LOC134866097 gene encoding complement factor H-related protein 1-like isoform X10: MWSALRSALSFSILIPDKMSMGYLGFVLLLWFPGVLHAQSETQPCPAPGLSGGYLVPEQDSYPHETTLTYACDNGLKPAVEGWWATSRCQNGNWFPTPQCIDEKACLPTILPNANYDASTKGWYDETTKIWVRCDAGYEHKDRVTTAKCTDGTWSSMPICEKSDEACGEPPKIPHAVVIHQEYQELFEADTKVQYECEDGYTAERADTKTVICISGNWTEGPTCNRRPDTGHGGATVEGTGGGHTTSAGSGTNPAGGDRRPDTGHGGATVEGTGGGQPTGGVTNCGTYPSVLNGDVVVVSGGYLKYQCSAFYKLEGPDTVICQSNGKWTEPPSCRDAFCVLDPAQITIPNMILSTIKYVKEGEDEFIPCIWDHFFIRVQCVNRRIHYTKCCHSSDHQRNVCR; this comes from the exons ATGTGGAGTGCTCTTCGCTCTGCTTTGTCCTTCAGTATTTTAATTCCTGACAAAATGTCCATGGGATATCTAGGATTTGTTCTTCTGCTTTGGTTCCCAGGAGTGCTGCATG CACAAAGTGAAACTCAGCCCTGTCCTGCTCCCGGTCTGAGTGGAGGTTATTTGGTCCCTGAACAAGACTCTTACCCTCATGAAACAACGCTCACTTACGCCTGTGATAACGGACTGAAGCCCGCAGTGGAGGGCTGGTGGGCGACAAGCAGGTGTCAAAATGGCAATTGGTTTCCTACACCACAATGTATAG ATGAAAAGGCCTGTTTGCCAACAATTCTCCCAAATGCAAACTACGATGCAAGCACAAAGGGTTGGTATGATGAGACAACCAAAATCTGGGTAAGATGTGATGCAGGATATGAACACAAAGACCGGGTCACCACAGCGAAATGTACAGACGGAACATGGTCCTCTATGCCAATCTGTGAAA AAAGTGATGAAGCATGTGGTGAGCCCCCTAAAATCCCCCATGCAGTCGTCATTCATCAGGAATACCAGGAGTTGTTTGAAGCAGATACAAAGGTGCAGTATGAATGTGAAGATGGATATACTGCAGAGAGAGCAGACACCAAAACAGTCATTTGCATCTCAGGAAACTGGACTGAAGGCCCAACATGCA ACAGAAGACCTGATACTGGACATGGTGGAGCCACAGTGGAAGGAACAGGTGGGGGACACACTACATCCGCTGGCAGTGGGACGAATCCTGCAGGTGGAG ACAGAAGACCTGATACTGGACATGGTGGAGCCACAGTGGAAGGAACAG GTGGGGGGCAGCCGACAGGAGGAg TCACCAACTGTGGAACATACCCAAGCGTTCTAAACGGAGATGTTGTGGTAGTGAGCGGAGGATATTTGAAATACCAATGTAGTGCCTTTTACAAACTAGAGGGTCCAGACACTGTGATTTGTCAAAGCAATGGCAAGTGGACAGAACCACCATCCTGCAGAG ACGCTTTCTGTGTCCTAGATCCTGCTCAAATCACCATACCCAATATGATACTATCTACAATTAAATATGTGAAGGAAGGAGAGGACGAGTTTATTCCGTGTATTTGGGATCATTTCTTCATCCGTGTTCAGTGCGTTAACAGAAGAATTCATTATACCAAAT GTTGTCATAGCTCTGATCATCAGCGG AATGTATGCAGATGA